One window from the genome of [Clostridium] celerecrescens 18A encodes:
- a CDS encoding RidA family protein, with protein MRDVYEILKEKGVTLPQPPAKGGVYTPVQEFGEKFLYCSGCGPDLGDGNNITGKLGKDLNVKDGQKAAYNCMLNLLANLDEKTGDLNRIKRFVKVLAFVNSTDEFGMQPQVVNGGSDFIAEIFGKETGLPARSAIGVNTLPGGIACEIEVLVELK; from the coding sequence ATGAGAGATGTATATGAAATATTAAAGGAAAAAGGAGTCACCCTTCCTCAGCCACCAGCAAAAGGAGGTGTATATACTCCGGTACAAGAATTCGGAGAGAAGTTCTTATATTGTTCCGGCTGCGGACCGGATTTAGGTGATGGAAATAACATTACAGGAAAGTTGGGAAAGGATTTAAATGTAAAAGATGGACAGAAAGCAGCTTATAATTGTATGCTGAATCTGCTTGCTAATTTAGATGAAAAGACAGGGGATTTAAACAGGATTAAGCGTTTTGTCAAAGTTTTGGCATTTGTTAACAGTACTGACGAGTTTGGAATGCAGCCACAGGTTGTAAATGGGGGTTCCGATTTCATTGCAGAAATTTTTGGTAAAGAGACAGGACTTCCGGCCCGCTCCGCAATCGGAGTGAATACACTTCCAGGCGGGATTGCATGTGAAATCGAAGTGCTGGTAGAATTGAAATAA
- a CDS encoding formate/nitrite transporter family protein, translated as MSGHRKSLFTAKANVLKKKREYQKMKTFINAIIAGIAISMGGVIYLTLENHIAGSFLFSIGLFTIYTFGFNLYTGKVCYIVNEKPSYLLTILIVYLGNFIGTAGSGIVFRYTKLAKLIDHTRELVNMKLSDTLFSTFIMAVMCGIMMCIAVIGYQIIKDGIGRYLALVMPVMIFILSGYEHSIADMFYFTMGNAWNAKAILYILVISAGNLVGGSLIPLAKKHLSEEAALLH; from the coding sequence ATGTCTGGTCATAGAAAAAGCCTTTTTACAGCCAAGGCAAACGTTTTAAAAAAGAAAAGGGAGTATCAAAAAATGAAAACATTTATTAACGCAATAATTGCCGGAATTGCCATCAGCATGGGAGGAGTGATTTATCTAACTCTTGAAAACCATATCGCTGGTTCTTTTTTATTTTCAATCGGATTATTTACCATCTATACCTTTGGATTTAACCTATACACAGGAAAGGTTTGTTATATTGTAAACGAAAAGCCTTCCTACTTATTAACAATACTTATTGTATACTTAGGGAATTTTATAGGAACTGCAGGTTCTGGGATTGTATTCAGATATACCAAACTAGCCAAGCTCATAGATCACACAAGGGAACTTGTGAATATGAAGCTGTCGGATACCCTGTTCAGCACATTTATCATGGCAGTCATGTGCGGTATTATGATGTGCATCGCAGTGATTGGCTATCAGATCATAAAAGACGGAATCGGAAGATATTTGGCTTTAGTCATGCCGGTCATGATATTTATTCTTTCTGGTTATGAGCACAGCATAGCAGATATGTTTTATTTTACTATGGGAAATGCCTGGAATGCAAAAGCAATCCTTTATATTCTGGTTATATCTGCGGGAAATTTAGTAGGGGGAAGCCTCATTCCTTTGGCTAAAAAACATCTTAGCGAAGAGGCAGCCCTCCTACATTAG
- the ychF gene encoding redox-regulated ATPase YchF encodes MKLGIVGLPNVGKSTLFNSLTKAGAESANYPFCTIDPNVGVVPVPDVRLGQLAALYDSAKITPAVIEFVDIAGLVKGASKGEGLGNQFLSNIREVDAIVHVVRCFEDTNVIHVDGSVDPLRDIETIDLELIFSDLEILDRRISKSTKGAMNDKSLAKELAILKRIKTHLEDGNLARSLEIEDEDEREFISTLNLLTFKPVIFAANVCEDDLADDGASNDYVGMVRKFAEENNSEVFVICAQIEQEIAELEEDEKKMFLEDLGLTESGLEKLIAASYHLLGLISYLTAGPTETRAWTIKEGTKAPQAAGKIHSDFERGFIRAEVVNYQDLLDCKSYNAAKEKGLVRLEGKEYVVKDGDVVLFRFNV; translated from the coding sequence ATGAAATTAGGTATTGTCGGATTGCCAAACGTAGGTAAAAGCACCTTGTTCAATTCTCTTACAAAGGCCGGTGCGGAATCTGCGAACTATCCATTTTGTACCATTGATCCCAATGTAGGAGTAGTTCCTGTTCCGGATGTGCGCTTAGGTCAGCTGGCCGCCCTTTATGATTCCGCAAAAATCACCCCTGCCGTCATAGAATTTGTCGATATTGCAGGACTTGTAAAAGGAGCTTCCAAAGGAGAGGGGCTGGGCAATCAGTTTCTTTCCAATATCCGTGAAGTAGATGCCATCGTCCACGTGGTACGCTGCTTTGAGGATACCAATGTAATCCATGTAGACGGAAGCGTAGATCCACTGCGTGATATTGAAACCATAGATTTGGAACTGATCTTTTCCGATTTGGAAATTTTAGACCGCCGTATCTCCAAGTCCACCAAGGGCGCTATGAATGATAAATCACTTGCAAAGGAACTGGCGATTTTAAAGAGGATCAAAACCCACTTAGAGGATGGAAATCTGGCACGAAGCTTGGAAATTGAGGATGAGGATGAAAGAGAATTTATTTCCACCCTTAATCTTCTCACCTTTAAACCTGTGATCTTCGCTGCCAATGTCTGCGAGGACGACTTGGCTGATGACGGAGCTTCCAATGATTACGTGGGAATGGTCCGTAAATTTGCAGAAGAAAACAACAGTGAAGTTTTCGTTATCTGCGCACAGATCGAACAGGAAATCGCTGAATTAGAAGAAGACGAGAAAAAGATGTTCTTAGAAGATCTGGGACTTACAGAATCCGGCCTGGAAAAACTGATCGCAGCCAGTTATCATTTACTTGGGCTCATCAGCTACTTAACTGCCGGTCCTACTGAAACAAGAGCATGGACCATCAAAGAAGGAACCAAAGCCCCCCAGGCTGCCGGTAAGATCCACTCTGATTTTGAGCGGGGCTTTATCCGCGCAGAGGTTGTAAATTACCAGGACCTTCTGGATTGCAAAAGCTACAACGCTGCGAAAGAAAAAGGTCTGGTTCGTCTGGAAGGCAAAGAATACGTGGTTAAGGATGGCGATGTTGTCCTGTTCCGCTTTAATGTATAG
- the lgt gene encoding prolipoprotein diacylglyceryl transferase, whose amino-acid sequence MANTADISFVHLGFTIDHLQNSISIFGFRIAFYGIIIGFGILAGLWVATRDAKRRGQDPDIYLDFVLYAIIISIMGARIYYVIFDWDNYKDDLLQILNLRAGGLAIYGGVIGAVITLIVYARVKKLSFFSLADTGCLGLITGQIIGRWGNFFNCEAFGGYTDSLFAMRIRRALVNENMISKELLNHLIVKNGVEYIQVHPTFFYESIWNLLVLLFMLWYRKRKRFDGEMLFIYLLGYGLGRVWIEGLRTDQLIFFSTGIPVSQALSLILVVISTLVLFCKHRQIRKKSKGEVMI is encoded by the coding sequence ATGGCAAATACGGCAGATATTAGTTTTGTTCATTTGGGATTTACAATCGACCATTTGCAAAACAGTATCTCAATATTTGGATTCCGCATTGCATTTTACGGGATTATCATTGGGTTTGGAATATTAGCAGGTCTCTGGGTTGCGACAAGGGATGCAAAACGCAGGGGGCAGGACCCGGATATATATCTGGATTTTGTTCTGTATGCAATCATAATTTCTATCATGGGAGCCCGAATCTATTATGTTATTTTTGATTGGGACAATTATAAAGATGATCTGCTTCAAATTTTAAATCTCAGGGCAGGAGGACTGGCCATCTATGGAGGTGTCATAGGGGCCGTTATAACTCTGATTGTTTATGCCAGGGTAAAGAAATTATCATTTTTTTCCTTGGCTGACACTGGATGCCTAGGATTGATAACCGGGCAGATTATAGGAAGATGGGGAAACTTCTTTAATTGCGAGGCGTTTGGCGGATATACCGACAGCCTGTTTGCTATGAGAATCAGAAGAGCGCTGGTTAATGAGAATATGATATCGAAAGAGCTTTTGAACCATTTGATCGTAAAGAACGGAGTAGAATATATACAGGTGCATCCTACCTTCTTTTATGAATCAATCTGGAATCTCTTAGTACTATTATTTATGCTTTGGTACAGGAAACGTAAGAGATTTGATGGAGAGATGCTTTTTATATACCTGCTTGGCTATGGTTTGGGACGAGTGTGGATAGAGGGACTCCGCACGGACCAGCTAATATTCTTTAGTACTGGCATTCCGGTGTCTCAGGCACTGTCATTAATTCTGGTAGTGATATCTACTCTTGTGCTCTTCTGCAAACACAGACAGATACGAAAAAAGAGCAAAGGAGAAGTAATGATATGA
- a CDS encoding aspartyl-phosphate phosphatase Spo0E family protein: protein MMMSKEELIHDIEEARERLNKSIDHDDEDVIYHRSVELDKLIEQYIAAGY, encoded by the coding sequence ATGATGATGTCAAAAGAAGAGTTAATACACGATATTGAAGAAGCAAGAGAAAGATTAAATAAAAGCATTGATCATGATGATGAAGATGTTATTTATCACAGGAGTGTAGAACTGGATAAATTGATTGAACAATATATTGCCGCAGGCTACTGA
- a CDS encoding cache domain-containing sensor histidine kinase, whose amino-acid sequence MKHLSFRMKLTLVFIITAMIEGAIIGSLSFSHSKAIVVKNKKQEMSDTINRIDININVKVRYIMEILDNAVASQLVRDACTPGWDDGDKGISRTYLDDYCRSLIKSVGEQMDISIINASKVMYTTVDTNGAAPKDISVKTFKSYDDAVGGRNNKTVWLGIMPKLFSDPIEDHQAVTVVRAIQDRNEEKSLGIMVIELDPDMFSNLLLGNQGLFQYQYLFILDQKGQVICSNPKINNGWQEEINDRFERGIRRFELIWNDKRYYVCGQYNGITGWRSYSAIPFEGLFPQAGDLNKAIWLVAVMSTLGIAVFIVLLVYTMARPIKRLSKAMGQVQKGDFAVRVPNKRKDEIGELTESFNYMLEEINTLIRQVYQEKIAQKNAEVQALQAQINPHFLYNTLDSVNWMLIDRGEFDISDIILSLAGLMRYSIEDENAFVPLEKEIGYVLCYLKIQKNRLEERLEYSVEAEESLAAERVPKLILQPIVENAITHGIEPRNRKGIIRIVLKDHGDEMLISVEDNGIGMTPEQLNHLREEVPDVEKEGHTGIGVRNVDRRIRLHYGEAYGIFIESTYGEGTIVNLRIPKDQETVSEGGGGKGEGVRYEADHRG is encoded by the coding sequence ATGAAGCATTTGTCGTTCCGAATGAAATTGACTCTGGTGTTTATTATAACAGCCATGATCGAAGGGGCTATTATAGGGAGTCTCTCCTTTTCCCATAGCAAGGCCATTGTTGTAAAGAATAAGAAACAGGAAATGTCAGATACCATAAACCGCATTGATATCAATATCAATGTCAAGGTCCGCTATATTATGGAAATCCTTGACAATGCTGTGGCCAGCCAGCTTGTACGTGATGCATGTACCCCCGGCTGGGACGATGGGGATAAGGGGATCAGCCGTACCTACCTTGATGATTACTGCAGAAGTCTCATCAAATCCGTTGGGGAACAGATGGATATTTCCATCATCAATGCCTCCAAGGTGATGTATACAACTGTCGATACCAATGGGGCGGCCCCCAAAGACATCTCGGTAAAAACATTTAAAAGCTATGATGATGCCGTAGGCGGCAGAAACAATAAAACTGTCTGGCTGGGCATTATGCCAAAGCTTTTTTCAGATCCAATAGAAGATCATCAGGCGGTTACCGTGGTCAGGGCGATTCAGGACAGGAATGAAGAGAAGAGTCTGGGAATTATGGTGATTGAACTGGATCCGGACATGTTCAGCAATCTGCTTTTAGGAAATCAGGGATTGTTTCAGTATCAATACCTGTTTATTTTAGACCAGAAGGGACAGGTGATCTGCAGCAATCCCAAGATAAACAATGGGTGGCAGGAAGAAATTAATGACCGGTTCGAGCGGGGGATCCGGCGTTTTGAATTGATATGGAACGATAAGAGGTATTATGTCTGCGGACAATATAACGGCATCACTGGCTGGAGATCTTATTCGGCGATACCCTTTGAAGGGCTGTTTCCCCAGGCCGGAGATTTGAACAAAGCCATTTGGCTGGTGGCAGTGATGAGCACCCTGGGAATTGCAGTATTCATCGTTCTTCTGGTTTATACCATGGCGAGACCGATCAAGCGTCTTTCTAAGGCTATGGGACAGGTTCAGAAGGGAGATTTTGCCGTTCGGGTTCCCAATAAAAGAAAGGATGAAATCGGCGAACTGACAGAATCCTTTAATTACATGCTGGAAGAGATCAATACCCTGATCAGGCAGGTCTATCAGGAAAAGATCGCCCAGAAGAATGCGGAGGTCCAGGCGCTCCAGGCACAGATCAATCCTCATTTTCTCTACAATACCCTGGATTCTGTCAACTGGATGCTGATCGACCGGGGAGAATTTGATATCAGCGACATCATCCTTTCACTGGCAGGCCTTATGCGCTACAGCATCGAAGATGAAAATGCCTTTGTCCCCCTTGAAAAGGAAATCGGATATGTGCTGTGTTATTTGAAAATTCAAAAGAATCGTCTGGAAGAACGGCTGGAATATTCTGTGGAAGCAGAGGAATCCCTGGCAGCTGAGCGGGTTCCAAAGCTCATTCTGCAGCCCATTGTAGAAAATGCCATCACTCATGGAATTGAGCCGAGAAACAGGAAGGGAATCATCCGCATCGTCTTAAAAGATCACGGAGATGAAATGCTTATTTCGGTAGAAGACAATGGAATCGGCATGACTCCTGAACAGCTTAACCACCTGAGGGAAGAAGTACCTGATGTGGAGAAGGAAGGACATACAGGAATCGGAGTAAGGAACGTAGACCGCCGTATCCGCCTCCACTATGGGGAAGCTTACGGGATTTTTATAGAAAGCACATATGGAGAAGGTACGATTGTAAATCTGCGCATTCCCAAAGACCAGGAAACTGTATCAGAGGGCGGAGGAGGGAAAGGAGAGGGCGTAAGATATGAAGCTGATCATCGTGGATGA
- a CDS encoding response regulator transcription factor — translation MKLIIVDDEPKIRKGLFKLLDAQEGFQVTGVFEDVHSALKALYELEADVIITDIKMPEVSGLELIRQIRERNLNIRIIILSGYSNFSYAQKAIELGVTRYLLKPTDPRELLSVLRELEQELSPESHKKEEIRDRPSEGEGEVGNLLVLKAIQYIAVHYGGRITLTDMAGELHLSPNYLCELFKRHTGKNLMEYVTEYRMQKAKSYLNHVEYKVADVAEMVGYKEAKYFSSAFKKAYGITPLEYRNRRQSHLI, via the coding sequence ATGAAGCTGATCATCGTGGATGACGAACCGAAAATCAGAAAAGGGCTTTTTAAACTGTTAGATGCCCAGGAAGGTTTTCAGGTTACAGGGGTGTTTGAAGACGTCCATTCGGCTCTCAAGGCTCTGTATGAATTGGAAGCTGACGTAATCATTACAGATATCAAGATGCCGGAAGTATCAGGCCTAGAACTGATCCGCCAGATCCGGGAAAGAAACTTAAATATCCGCATCATTATTTTAAGCGGGTACAGTAATTTTTCCTATGCCCAGAAGGCCATTGAGCTGGGAGTGACCAGATATTTGTTAAAGCCAACGGATCCAAGAGAACTTCTGTCCGTATTAAGAGAATTGGAACAGGAGCTTTCTCCGGAATCTCATAAAAAAGAAGAAATCCGGGACCGGCCCTCAGAAGGGGAAGGCGAGGTCGGAAATTTATTGGTTTTAAAAGCCATTCAATATATTGCCGTTCACTATGGAGGCAGGATTACGTTAACAGATATGGCCGGCGAGCTTCATCTGTCCCCCAATTATCTTTGTGAGCTTTTTAAACGGCATACAGGAAAAAATCTTATGGAATACGTTACTGAATACCGGATGCAAAAGGCGAAATCATACCTGAACCATGTGGAATATAAGGTGGCAGATGTGGCGGAAATGGTAGGTTACAAAGAGGCGAAATATTTCAGCAGTGCTTTTAAGAAAGCATATGGGATCACACCCCTGGAGTATCGGAACAGGCGACAGAGCCATTTGATTTAG
- a CDS encoding BMP family protein translates to MKKRFGALLMAAVTAAALVLSGCSAGGKTEGAAETKAQAGGKSAADYKIVLILPGPINDQSWNATNYAGLTACNEKLGTKMEYVENVQASDYESTFREYAERGYDLIMAAGSQFDEAVAAVAPNYKDTTFCAVNGSKCDGDNVAPIFPKEYEASYIASILAGNVTKNGNFATIGGFPNEPMEHLMDVYEKNSVKIAESRGITGAKATRAYANSWNDVALGKQMAEQMIDNGADTMFVYANEVGLGSIEAAKAKGAKFIGFSSDQTTIDPNTVVASVNFDFKNFYIWALGLYMDGKLSGNMVHEAGINEDIFAPVYTDNISQEVKDAVDQGIKDFKDGKVDLQAMFEK, encoded by the coding sequence ATGAAGAAAAGATTTGGCGCATTACTCATGGCAGCGGTAACAGCAGCAGCACTTGTACTCAGCGGCTGCAGTGCCGGAGGTAAGACAGAGGGTGCAGCTGAAACAAAGGCTCAGGCAGGAGGAAAAAGCGCGGCGGATTATAAAATTGTCCTCATTCTTCCAGGGCCTATCAATGACCAGAGCTGGAACGCAACAAACTATGCAGGCCTTACAGCCTGTAACGAAAAGCTGGGCACCAAAATGGAATACGTAGAGAACGTGCAGGCATCTGACTATGAGTCAACCTTCCGTGAATATGCGGAACGAGGCTATGACCTCATAATGGCAGCCGGTTCCCAGTTTGACGAAGCAGTAGCAGCAGTGGCTCCCAATTATAAGGACACCACTTTTTGCGCGGTGAACGGCTCCAAATGTGACGGAGATAATGTGGCTCCTATTTTCCCAAAAGAATATGAAGCCAGTTATATAGCCTCCATTCTTGCAGGAAATGTAACAAAGAACGGAAACTTCGCAACCATCGGAGGGTTCCCCAACGAGCCGATGGAGCATTTGATGGATGTATATGAAAAAAATTCTGTTAAAATCGCAGAAAGCCGTGGCATTACCGGTGCAAAAGCGACTAGAGCCTATGCCAATAGCTGGAACGACGTAGCCCTTGGCAAACAGATGGCAGAGCAGATGATCGACAACGGAGCAGACACCATGTTTGTATATGCCAACGAAGTAGGTCTTGGCAGCATTGAGGCAGCTAAGGCAAAAGGCGCTAAATTCATTGGTTTTTCCAGTGATCAGACCACCATCGATCCAAATACCGTTGTAGCTTCTGTAAATTTTGATTTCAAGAATTTCTATATCTGGGCTCTGGGCCTTTATATGGATGGGAAGCTTTCCGGAAATATGGTTCATGAAGCTGGTATTAATGAAGATATCTTTGCGCCGGTATATACCGATAATATTTCCCAGGAAGTAAAGGATGCGGTAGACCAGGGAATCAAGGATTTCAAGGACGGCAAGGTAGATTTACAGGCGATGTTTGAAAAGTAA
- a CDS encoding ABC transporter ATP-binding protein, which yields MNTPFFELKNVSKYFARVVANKDISFSVNRGEVLALLGENGAGKSTVMKILYGLYKADEGQILMDGKEQRITSPKDAMALGISMIQQHFSLVSAHTVTENIILGNVNGVIDYDKCKKEVEELSAQYGFQIPVNAKVEELAVGVQQKVEILKALYLKTSLLIMDEPTAVLTPQEAETLMEFVKEYTSRGNSVIFITHKMKEVMEVADRIIVMRNGRLTGDLSAKDTNEVELARLMMGKEMVPPKREQTEEQKERKVCLELSSVTVQRKGEPPLLSDLSFQIMEGEVFGVAGVSGNGQEELCEVVCGALPVTSGKVLLNGIDITSTSIRERIDQGIGYVPVDRYRDAMVGEMTLAENMMLKTSFDKKWISHGFLNKKKLQNDTQNAINEFDIKAPGPDAQIKGLSGGNQQKVILAREVGNAGKVLIMDQPTRGLDLGAINNIHNNILAERKNGKGILLVSTELSEIFQLCDRIAVIYKGSFMGIYDHDQLNTERIGLLMAGYKEEKEA from the coding sequence GTGAATACACCATTTTTTGAATTAAAGAATGTATCAAAATATTTTGCCAGGGTCGTGGCAAACAAGGACATTTCTTTTTCTGTAAATAGGGGAGAGGTGCTAGCACTATTGGGAGAAAACGGGGCAGGAAAAAGCACGGTTATGAAGATCCTCTATGGCCTTTACAAGGCGGATGAGGGGCAGATCCTGATGGATGGAAAGGAACAGAGGATCACCTCCCCAAAAGATGCCATGGCTTTGGGAATTTCCATGATCCAGCAGCATTTTTCTCTGGTATCCGCCCATACGGTAACGGAAAATATTATTTTAGGCAATGTTAACGGCGTGATTGATTACGATAAATGCAAGAAGGAAGTTGAAGAGCTTTCTGCCCAGTACGGGTTTCAAATTCCTGTGAATGCAAAAGTGGAGGAGCTTGCAGTGGGAGTGCAGCAGAAGGTGGAAATCCTTAAGGCCCTCTATTTAAAGACAAGCCTGCTGATTATGGATGAACCTACAGCAGTGCTGACGCCCCAGGAGGCGGAAACGCTGATGGAGTTTGTAAAAGAGTATACGTCCAGGGGAAATTCTGTTATTTTCATCACCCATAAGATGAAGGAGGTTATGGAGGTTGCGGACAGGATCATTGTTATGCGAAACGGAAGGCTTACGGGAGACCTTTCTGCAAAGGATACCAATGAGGTAGAGCTGGCCAGGCTGATGATGGGGAAAGAAATGGTGCCCCCAAAGAGGGAGCAGACAGAAGAGCAAAAAGAAAGAAAGGTCTGTCTGGAGCTGTCTTCCGTTACGGTACAGCGCAAAGGAGAGCCGCCACTTTTGAGTGATTTGTCATTTCAGATCATGGAAGGTGAGGTCTTTGGAGTGGCAGGAGTGAGCGGAAACGGGCAGGAGGAGCTGTGCGAGGTAGTTTGCGGTGCCCTTCCTGTGACCTCGGGAAAAGTGCTTTTAAATGGCATTGATATTACATCCACTTCCATCCGGGAACGCATCGATCAGGGAATCGGATACGTTCCGGTAGACCGTTACCGGGATGCAATGGTAGGAGAAATGACCCTGGCTGAAAATATGATGCTAAAAACAAGCTTTGATAAGAAATGGATCTCACACGGCTTTTTAAATAAGAAGAAACTCCAAAATGACACACAAAATGCCATCAATGAATTTGATATTAAGGCGCCGGGTCCGGATGCCCAGATCAAGGGATTATCAGGGGGCAACCAGCAGAAGGTCATTCTTGCCAGGGAAGTGGGAAACGCAGGAAAAGTGCTGATCATGGACCAGCCTACCAGGGGACTGGATCTGGGAGCCATCAATAACATTCATAATAACATCCTGGCAGAACGGAAGAATGGAAAGGGGATTCTGCTCGTATCCACCGAATTGTCGGAGATTTTCCAGCTATGTGACAGGATTGCCGTTATCTACAAGGGCTCCTTTATGGGAATCTACGACCATGACCAGCTTAACACAGAACGGATCGGTCTATTAATGGCCGGCTACAAAGAGGAGAAGGAGGCGTAA
- a CDS encoding ABC transporter permease codes for MNTKVRDLIVTNAAAIIAGLLLSGLMLLLLHINPVEVFVYSINTMFTDKYTMGEVFLKATPLIFTALAFAFTFKANLFNIGAQGQFYMGSIAAIALSLQLDGKVPTAVLLILVCLTAALAGGLMGALIGFLKARFKANEFLVSMMSTYVALAVMNYLLRTFLKESKGEYPQTDAITRSAWLPVIVKGTRLHIGFVLAVLAAVGIWVLLYKTPLGYRIRAVGSNASASRMSGIDSNKIFVAAFFISGALAGAAGFTEVNGVQHMLIQDFNSGVGSAGLGIAILANANPIGIIFASLLFGALSVMGNLMGRMPGVNVPASIVDLMQGFVMLFVIISYFFRHYLENRREKRRLQKGA; via the coding sequence ATGAATACAAAAGTCAGGGACTTAATTGTGACAAATGCTGCTGCCATCATTGCCGGCTTGCTCTTAAGCGGCCTCATGCTTTTGCTGCTGCATATCAACCCGGTCGAAGTATTTGTATATTCCATCAATACCATGTTTACGGATAAATATACCATGGGGGAAGTGTTTTTAAAGGCTACACCCCTTATATTTACAGCGCTGGCCTTCGCGTTTACGTTTAAGGCAAATCTGTTTAATATCGGCGCACAGGGACAGTTTTATATGGGCTCCATTGCCGCCATTGCCTTATCCCTGCAGCTTGACGGAAAGGTTCCTACAGCAGTGCTTTTAATTCTTGTGTGCCTGACTGCGGCACTGGCAGGCGGGCTTATGGGCGCTTTGATCGGATTTTTAAAGGCACGCTTTAAAGCCAATGAATTCCTTGTCAGCATGATGTCCACTTACGTTGCTTTGGCTGTCATGAATTATCTGCTGCGCACATTTTTAAAAGAATCCAAAGGAGAGTATCCCCAGACCGATGCCATAACAAGGTCTGCATGGCTTCCTGTTATCGTAAAGGGGACCAGGCTGCATATCGGATTTGTGCTGGCGGTTCTGGCGGCCGTTGGCATCTGGGTGCTTCTCTATAAGACGCCCCTGGGATATCGGATCCGTGCAGTGGGAAGCAATGCCTCTGCATCAAGGATGTCAGGAATTGATTCAAACAAGATCTTTGTGGCCGCATTTTTTATCAGCGGCGCCCTGGCGGGAGCAGCCGGATTTACGGAAGTAAACGGTGTTCAGCATATGCTGATTCAGGATTTTAACAGCGGAGTAGGCTCCGCAGGCCTGGGAATCGCAATTCTTGCCAATGCCAATCCCATCGGAATCATATTCGCCTCGCTCCTGTTCGGCGCTTTAAGTGTTATGGGGAATTTAATGGGGCGCATGCCGGGAGTCAATGTTCCTGCAAGCATTGTTGATCTGATGCAGGGGTTTGTCATGCTGTTCGTTATCATATCCTATTTCTTCCGGCATTATCTGGAAAACAGGAGAGAGAAGCGCAGACTGCAGAAAGGAGCGTGA
- a CDS encoding ABC transporter permease — protein sequence MIISLLKRALMMSTPLLFGSIAEVIAERSGMMVTAIEGIFLMGAWGGFVGTYLTGSAFIGILAAIFSGLIAAAVYGVVCIYLKQHQVVTGTAINVLAAGICTYLQRVLFGVPTAPLKISPLPEIAIPVLSKIPVMGPVFFQQNILTYVVYLLIPASYFLLFRTSFGLTIRSTGENPEAVDVAGINVNAVRFFTVLLAGVMGGIAGAFYSVGYLGMFTTNIIGGRGWIAFAICFLGNWNPKGAVLGTVVFGLTEAIAIYMQSVGGGSYFPNELFIALPYLLTIILTVSRRNFNVPAKLGVAYSKEN from the coding sequence ATGATCATAAGCTTATTAAAACGTGCACTGATGATGAGTACGCCCTTGCTGTTTGGTTCCATTGCAGAAGTAATCGCAGAGCGTTCGGGTATGATGGTTACCGCAATCGAAGGGATTTTCCTTATGGGAGCCTGGGGTGGATTCGTGGGAACCTATTTGACCGGCAGTGCATTCATCGGAATTCTTGCCGCTATTTTTTCGGGACTTATTGCGGCAGCCGTGTATGGGGTGGTATGTATTTATTTAAAACAGCACCAGGTAGTCACTGGTACGGCCATTAATGTGCTGGCAGCCGGGATCTGTACTTACCTTCAGCGGGTATTGTTCGGCGTTCCCACCGCACCCCTTAAAATCAGCCCTCTCCCTGAGATCGCGATTCCCGTTCTCAGTAAGATTCCAGTCATGGGTCCGGTGTTTTTCCAGCAGAATATATTGACCTATGTGGTTTATTTACTCATTCCTGCGTCCTATTTCCTCTTATTCAGGACATCCTTTGGACTGACCATCCGTTCTACGGGGGAAAATCCGGAGGCAGTGGATGTGGCGGGTATCAATGTAAATGCAGTCCGGTTCTTTACGGTCCTTTTGGCCGGAGTAATGGGAGGCATTGCAGGCGCATTTTACTCCGTAGGATATTTGGGAATGTTTACCACAAATATCATCGGCGGACGCGGCTGGATCGCATTTGCCATATGCTTTTTGGGCAACTGGAATCCCAAAGGAGCTGTTTTGGGAACCGTGGTGTTCGGGCTTACGGAAGCCATTGCCATTTATATGCAGTCGGTGGGAGGAGGAAGCTACTTCCCTAATGAATTATTCATCGCCCTGCCTTATCTGCTGACCATTATATTGACCGTATCCAGAAGAAACTTTAATGTACCCGCTAAGCTGGGAGTCGCATACAGCAAAGAAAATTAA